Proteins from a genomic interval of Plutella xylostella chromosome 24, ilPluXylo3.1, whole genome shotgun sequence:
- the LOC119694797 gene encoding histone H2B codes for MPPKTSGKAAKKSGKAQKNISKSDKKKKMHKRKESYAIYIYKVLKQVHPDTGISSKAMSIMNSFVNDIFERIAAEASRLAHYNKRSTITSREVQTSVRLLLPGELAKHAVSEGTKAVTKYTSSK; via the coding sequence ATGCCACCCAAGACTAGCGGCAAGGCCGCCAAGAAGTCCGGCAAAGCCCAGAAGAACATCTCCAAGTCGGACAAGAAAAAGAAGATGCACAAGAGGAAGGAGAGCTACGCCATCTACATCTACAAGGTGTTGAAGCAGGTCCACCCCGACACCGGTATCTCCTCGAAGGCCATGTCAATCATGAACTCGTTCGTGAACGACATCTTCGAGCGTATCGCCGCGGAAGCGTCTCGTCTCGCCCACTACAACAAGCGTTCGACGATCACCTCCAGGGAGGTGCAGACCTCCGTGAGGCTCCTGCTGCCCGGTGAGCTCGCCAAGCACGCCGTCAGTGAAGGTACCAAGGCGGTCACCAAGTACACCTCGTCCAAGTGA